In Spea bombifrons isolate aSpeBom1 chromosome 9, aSpeBom1.2.pri, whole genome shotgun sequence, the genomic stretch TGTTTCCTCCTTGTTTCCTTAGAAGGAGCGAGGAGTTTAGTGTGAGGTCACCCAGCTGAAGTCATCCCCCTGGTTTCGCATGGTTGCCAGAGAATCAGTCAGAATCAGATCTCCGTGGGCCGCCCAAAGGAAACAAAGCACTTAATTGTTTGGACGCGCTCCAAATTCCTGCAGATATGGAGAGGCTTGTTTTCGGAACGACCCATAAATCATTTATGAACCCTTGGGGTGCAGAGGGGGAAGACAGGCCATGCCAccgcaaagggttaatcagCAATGCAAATGATAGAAAACTTCTCTTAGTTCCTGGCAATGTTTCCTCTGAAGTAGAGAAGATGATACAATCATTTTGGGACCCAGTACAGAAGAGCTGACAATCTGTATTTGGGAGAATCGGAAATAAAGACAAAGTCCCAGAACTGAAAACACCCCTCATCACTAGGGTACAAATGTAAGTGTCCAGCCATTTCCATGTCAATCAGAATTCTGATGGGCAGTGTTCTCGAGACGGAAGTCAATCTTGCTCCATTTGAGAGGAGGGCAGATCACCAATAACTCATCATTGGGAGGGCCCCTATGGACAGCCCAAGGCTGGGAATCAAGTACTAACTATATCAGTgaaatggtacatatattataataaccTGGAATGCATTTGCCATGTCGATATCCAGTCAAATGAACTACATACCAACAGGACAGCATAAATACCCATAAAGGAAGCACAGAAAGGTTCCAGGTATTCTGCCTGACGCCCCCTGTGACTGTATGTGGAACTGCaagacaaataaaatgttttgttttgggcTTTTTTGTTGGATGGGGCAGCTTCTTCATATCAGACTGACTGCAACGCGATATAAAGCAGTCATGCGAATGTTTTTTAAAGGTCTTAGTGCCAACTCTGGCCGCTCAGGACCCCGCCGTTTACTTTGGAATATGCCCTACCAGTGTGGATTGTTCTCCTTGGCCCGGACGATGTTAACCCATTAGGACAAGCAACCTCCTTGTGAAACCTTGCCCTGCCCACCTCTTCTGGCACTGACGTGGTTAATGTGCGTGCGTATAAAATGTGCCACGTTATACCAAGTGCAGAAGAGCGACTGGAAACTAAAACTGTATCTATTTCACGAGCGAGTCCAAAGTCCGTGTTACGAGCTTAGCTGATATTTTCGCCGTTCATATGGCCTTAAAAGGAAAATCTGTAACAGGCTAAGATTACCCAAAGAAATTCAAGATTTCCGCGAAGTCTCCTTTGGTATTGTTATAACACAGTTGTTTCAAGTCTTATGTATCAAGTGTATTTTTACACCCCACTAATTCAAGGGGCAGCTGGCCGCCTATTGATGAGAAACATGTGTCTTCTCCGCTGCTACACTGTATCTTTGTGTCACTCTGTCACTCTCTATCTTGTCTACCCCGCTTCTCGCAAGCAAGACAAACAAGACATGGAGCCTTCGGTCAATCATCCAAGATGCCAAAATACCTCCCTCGCCCGTTGGGCAATTATCCAGCGTAATAATAATGTGGTGTTTGCTTTGACTTCATTTATTAAAGACAATAAGCTGAAGCATATGTTTGCTGAAATAGCATCCTTaccgagcccccccccccccggattaGACGTCCCGCACTTTGCCTTATTTAGGGAGAAACTTGTCTATTTcgcttaatgtttttatttgtttagaaaCCACAATGCCAGCTTTGGAAGTCGACGTGCTGGGTGTAGGACAAAGAAATGAGTCAATGCAGATTGCCGAAGGAGTGACTTATGtctcagccatatcttgtgtagAACAATGGCCGATTATTGAGGGGTCCGAGGGCTGTCACATCCCGACATTCCATTGTGACCGAAACTGCAACAGTCTAATGCCGTCTTGTTCATTTTGTCTGTAAACCATCAGGAAGCAGCACTTTCTATCATGAAGCCCTAATTCTAAAAATATCTACGGCATTTGTTACgtctaaatatactttttatttacgGGAAAATGTTGGGGGCAAAACCATTGGTTCTCGTAGAACCCTAGAACCCccccggcagatcagacccatctAGCCTGCCCGTTTTCCCTGTCTTAAAGACTCAAAGCTTGATTAGAATTGATGTATGGATGAATCCCGGGGCGGATCGCTCGGTATAACAGATATTGTGACCGTAGAAGCAGCTGTTGAAAGAGACGAGTCTTTAAATAATCCAAAACTGCTCAGTCACGTTAGACGCAAGATGGCTTTATAAAGAGGACCTTCCAGCATGTGATGGGGAGAGGGCACGCATTCCTTCGAGTCGTTTCAAAGCCTGGAAATAAACAGTTGGTAGCTGCGCATGTGTCAGCGAGCGCCTTTGCTTTGAGACACTCCCAGTGCATTTgacatattttcagaaatacaaGGGGTCTTTTCCCGGCAGACATGAGAATTACTGACCTATCCTGCGCTGACGTTTTATACAGAATATATCGCACGGGGAGAACCTTATTTTTAACTAATAGAATAATGGTTTGGCCCaatatgtgatatttttaaaGGAACTTCTTTGGACATTGTTGAAGGAGCCCTCCAGCCgtcatattcactttaatggATATGAACAATgagtggcccctttaaattttttatgGGGGTCCTTTTGCAAATGGCTGGGGGATTAtgcagactggccatctggcacaatgAGCAAATGGCCGGTGGGTTGCTGCCCGACAGAGCCGACTTGCCAGCGGCAGGTCAGGTGCTGTAGTCTGCGGCCAGTGGCTTGATATGCTTGGTCGTACGCTatagcataaaaatgtagcatgagGCTTTGCTTATGTCATCAGGTGgaagctggccttaaagtgccagggtcgcCATTTGCCATGCAGGGGATGTGCTTTGTGGAACACATCTCCTGACTTGTGATATACTTATCTGCAGTCAGTAGGTAAGTTTCAGTGGTTGGGGcaaaaatagcattttgttTATTACGAGGTGTTAAGTGTCATGATATGTTGATGACAGGTAGGATTGACTTTCAACAGGGGGGGTAACTGAACCTTTTATAGGTGCGCAGGCACAGTAACCTTTCATATGTGGCTGACCTCGCGGTCACTGAAATAATAAATCACGTTCGTCGCCGTGCCGCGTACCTTCAGAATACGGGTTTGTATACTGGCTAAAGTATGGAAGACTTTTCATGAGGGATTCCCAAAGAGGATAATTAAACAATTGCTTGGCTtgcttgtcatttaacaaaaCGACAAATGCGTTAAACAATCTGAGAATTTCAAGGACATAGCGCGTAAAGGGTGCGTCCTGCGCGACACCATCCATACCTCCTGGTCATATCAGAATTCACACACATGACCCGAAGTATGTCCAGCTGCTGCCGGCTACGTGTCTAATGAACACcatgcgccccccccccggaataCGGAAAATGTCAGCTTACGTTCTATATAATGCTTAAAAAATGTCACCAATGTATCGTCCGTTTATAGAGATTTATTGGGGTGTAGCTTTGAGATAAATATAACGATTCAAATGACTTGCCAGGATGATGACACTTTTCTATATCCATAGGTGTTATGCTATAGAGAGGCGGATGCACTCATGTTTCTATAATCACCCCAAACTAAATGCATCACACAGGGCGAGGCCAGCCCTTGCAAGAGAGCTCACGAGGGTTATAGAGTATAggttatatagtaatatagagTCGGCCGAAACAAATGAACTGTTTTATTTCTCTTCAACCCGTGATTAAGTTAATAAATTGATAGATGAGACGCCTTAATGAAGGAAGGGGCAGAAAAAACGTTTTGATCCATTCCTTGTTTCCGCTTGGCTTTCTCGTGGTCTCCAGCTAATGTTGAGCTTGCATCTCCTGATTAAAGATTCTTTTTAATCCCCATCAGTAGTACAGCTGCAATAATACTAATACACGGCCTTCTTCAGTGATTACCTTATAATAATGAATTTTTATTCATGGCTCCCTGATGCAAATGATTTCCGGCACTCCCAGGGTAGATTCCCGTCTTAAAAATCACATCGATGCTACATTATTCCTgattagattcaggagccgtatgtctatcccatgcgtatttacattctctcactgtattaaccgctaccacctctgctgggaggctgttccatttatctcccaccctctcagtaaataaaaacttccttccattccatctaagtctctgaccctctagtttttggATTATTGCCTCCTGcttctccttctttgaaataaacttctttgttaaattgCTTTATGTATTTATCATATCCTCTCTCTCTTGTCACTCTCTCTagtctttctctctttcctctttctctctctctctctctctcttccaaaTCACACAGtgtacacttaaaaaaaaacaaaaaaaaaaccatgaaaaatacaataacaacagAAGATAAAACCTTGACAAATTTATTAAATCATAGTGAAGGCACATGAAcgattacatttcatttataagTTGTTtgcacatttaaacattttcaaccCAAAAGTGAAATGTTGAGTGTGCACATTCACCGGCGCGGGCACGATCCATCTACTGGAAGATTCGCCAAAAATACATCATTTCTAGAGCGACTTTTGCTTAAAGAGCCCCGTGTGGGGTGCAGACGTAAATATATCAATAATCTCTGAATTTAATAACAGAATTCACTCCAGATaactaaaaaacaacaacaggTTGTCAAATGGACGTTAATTTTTTTTGGGAATAAAACGTTTCCCTTCAGTGTGAATATCCTAGTCTtattcagtgtatatatatatatatatatatatatatatatatatatatagataaatctatatatacggtatatatatatatatatatatatatgttctagaAATTGCATATTGTCTTAATATTAttgatgctgcccctttaaatagAATCGATACCCATAGGTGCATAGAGTAGGATCTCTTTGGATAACTCAAacaaaatgcaattattttcGGAATGATGGAAAAGGTAGAACAAAACTCAAAAAGATATTTCTTAGGGCGCTTGGTTAAAGAGCCGTATTGCGGGAAAAGATTTCGGATATCCAGTCTACGCGCCACAAACAAAGTAGTATTTTAGAATGTACTTGTGCTTCTTGTGCTTCTTGTACTTGTGCCTACATGAGCACTAAGCTAAATTCCATTTATCCCAACATAACCACTCAAAAATATTTGGCCATTTATAAACCTGATGAAGTGTCGCGTATGGCAGTGCTTTTTTGGAACGAAAGGTGGGAGCGTTCCATCTTTTTTCACTTGCTGTCTACACAACCCATAAGCGTGATCTCGGGTCTTCTTGCACACGGGTCGGTAGTCGGGGAGATGCTTAATAGTCGATTCACATTTCATCGTTTATGGCAAAGCTGTAAAACTAGAGCGATATATTTAGCAGAGCAACAGAATACAAATTGTAATCCGTTCTAAAAAGTTTTCGTAGAAATCAATCTAAGATTATTTgatgttcttatttttttattgataataataaGAATGTTTCAATGCAGTTCAGTGTTCTGGTCCTCTGATGAGTTTTAAAGAATACCGGAAGTGTATCAATTCCCCAAATACAAACATATTATAGGTATACTCGAGACCTGAAAGCTCTAGAGCCATTCTTATAAAGGCAAATATACGCAGTTTTGAGGCATGATTACTAAAGGCTAAAGTGCTAATtttagagcattttttttttttagctccagAATTTCTTCAGAATCAGATAAGAATTTCACTTCTGTGACGCTGATAAccttctaataaataaaatgaaaagcaaataaaaatgtgactatagcataaaatatgaaatgcaaACTTATGCTAGCGGCTGATCGCGGATAAAACCATGTACCATGCAAGACACACAATTTAAATgcttccaataaaaaaaacaatcagttATTCAGCTTTCAATTGGGTGAATTCACAGCAAATTGTTTGAGAAAATTGACATCAGAGTCCTTGTTCGGTATTAAAGAAACCAATAAAACCCAAAGCCATCCTACAAATCATTTCCCCCAAACATTAAGCCGCCTCCAACATGCATGGGAGCCATTATTAATGGTATCTCAATGAACTACGTTCATAGCGGTGGGGATATAAATAGTCTCTGTTTAGTCCTCCGATGACCAAGAATTTTCATTCCCGTACTGAACCTTGATATCAAAGATACCTTCATGGATTTCATGGCTTTGTTGGCTGGTTTCAGCAACACTTTCACTTGTGAAAGACGAGGTTTCGGGCTGATCACTAAAACTTTTATAACTAAGAGCGGGGTCTTCCACCAGCTTGGTAAATTGGCTTTCTTCAGCAGAGAGCTCATTTATTATGCTAGAATCTTTTGGTTGTGGAGGTTCTAACAAAGACTGGAATAGTCCTTCGTCTTTCCTTTCTGGCATAGCAAATGAAATGATTGAATCATGGAGGATCGCTTGCGTATGAATGTCTTCGCTTTCTTCCAATAATATGAAGCCCTTCTTACCGCTGAGTTCATGCTCTGACCGTTCGCCGTTTGAATGAccgtttaatacatttttggctGAATCAAGGTTTTCGGATGCTGGTAGACCATTCACGTTCTCGCTGTCTTTGTTCAATTCAAATCCAGCGTtatcaatattttctttaaatccaTCTAATTCAGATGTATCATTTGAATCATAAGAGGAATTGCTGCTTTCTGTTACTTCTTCCTTCTCTTGGTCTGTTGATCTGGTTTCCAACTCTACAATATCATTGGGAGCAGAGGCCGATCCctccagaaatatattttcaactTCTTTTGTCTCCTTGTCTTCTGAATTTTCCAACCCAACATTTTCATGTTCTTTGGAACTTGTGGTGATTTCATCAGTCTCTTCCATTTCTGGATGTGTTTCCTCAGTGATACTGGTTCTGCTGGTTTCCAGTTGAGAAGTCTCGCTGACTGTTGTTGCGTTAGGTGAGTTTTCATCAAAAGATCCAGATTCCTCACTTTCTGAAACACTATCACCAAGTTCCTCCACCTCTGTCTGTTCTTCCTGATGACTTATGTTATCTAACAGAACTGTGTCTAATGCTACACATTCAGAACTGGTATTTTGCTGGTCATTTTCCTTAGCAACCTCTGGCATATCTTCTGCAAACTGACCATGTCCCTCACTGTTGTCTTTATCCAAAGCTTCATCAAGCTCAATTGGATCCTTAGTTTCCTTCTCCTCTTGGGATATATTGGCTTCTGTAGCTTGAACTTCAGGGGCTTTGTATTGTGATTCATCCAAATCAATGTGGTCTTCACTTATGTCTTCTTCAGCTACCATGTTTGTCACTGCGTTATCAGGAAACTCGTTGTCTCTTAAATTGCTTGTCTCTCGGTCTGAGGTATCTTTCTGTACTTCTGTGTCAACATCTAGGGCAGGGAAGCCATCTCCATCATTATAATCTTCTTCTTTTGTACTTAATTTAGCATCcatttcttcactttcttcaATAGAACCTGTTACAAATTCATCTGTCAGCAAACTATGTTTTCCAGACTCTTCTATAAGCTGTTCTTCATCATCTTGGGTAATGTTAACTTGGCCAGTTAATGTGACTGGTTCCTCAGATACATCTTCAGATTCATTGTCTAGGTTAGGTAGTGGGGTGGTGTCTGGCAAGGTTTTTTCTAAATGATAATCTTTATTGGGTTCAAATTCAGAAACCTCTTCTTGTGAATATATGGTTTCAGAGTTCTCATTGTGAATATCTTGAAGTTCCTTCTGTTGTTCAGCAGCAAGGCTCTGGGCTTCAGCAGCATCCTCCTCATTTTGATATTCTGCATGATCTACATCAAAAGTCTCAGGAACGTCCTCAGCTGAAACCTCAGAAGAACATGTGTGCTCTACATGTTCCTTCTCTTCTTCAGCAACATAACTTTTAGTATTATCTTCTCCTTTGGGGTCTACATAAAAAACCTCAGTAGGGTGATCAACTGGCTCCTCCAATGAGCTTCCCTGCTCTTCATGTTCCTCCTGTTGTTCCAAAACATAACTTTGAACTTCATGCTCTGCAAGGTCTTCTTCATTTTTAAGTTCTGCGTGATGTACATCAATGACCTCCACAGGGTTCTCAAATGATGCCTCAGAATAATCGCTCTGCTCTTCATTCCCATCAATGATCTCACCTTCATTCTCAGGGAGATCTTCAGTGATGGACTGTGCTGGGATTCCATCATCTGCCTTGATATCATCCGCTTCCTTCACACTGTCAAGGGAAacctgtgtgttattttctgcAATTATTTCAGATTTCTCAGAATCAGTTTCTTCCAACTCTTGGGCATCTTGCTTGGGTTCCTCACTATCCTCAATAGCTTTTCCAAGTTCAGGGATATTATTTGACTCAACAGATTCATTCACTGGTGTCAGCAAATCTTGATTGTTGTCTTCGCTTAAACATTCTTCTGTTTTCTCGGTTTCCTCTATTTTCTTAATTTGCTCAATTTCATTCTCTTCTATACTTTCATTACTATATTCCTCTTTTACAGTAAAATCTTCATGGACCCCACCTACGATATATTGATTTTCACTGGCTTCCAGCAAGTCTTCAGACAGCTCACGCTGTTCTTGCAATTCAGACTGATCACGCAAAGTGTCTTCCTCTGTGAAGAGAACTTTAGTCTCATACGTTATCTTctctataaaaacattttcctgtTCCCCCGCTGTTTCATATTCGTTCTCCAATAATTGTTGGTCGCCTATATCTTCTCTTGCATTCTGATCTTCTGTGGCATCATTTAGTTTTTCCTCCACTTCCCTTTCAAAATCATCATCGTTGTGGATTGTGTTTTCCAAAAGTTCATTTCTTTGGTCATTTATACCTTCATTGGAATCGTTTTTATCCAGTAACTCGATTTCCTCATGACTTTCATGTACCTCCCTTGTTTCCTGGAGAGATGCCTCTTCTTGGCTACTTTCCGTGGGGCTATTAGACTGACTTAAGCGTTGATAACTCGCCTGTTGATGACTTTCTGCGTCCTCTGTTTCCACATTAGCTTCTTCTGATTCTTTTACATGCTGATCATCTTGGTTAGCATAACTCAGTTCCTCAGCTACACCTTCAGAGAACAGTTGACTCGAAGCCTCTGAATCAATGATTCCTTGGCTGTTATGCTCCACGTCAACAAACTGGTTAGCATCCTCCTCTTCATAATTTACATTGAgagtttcttttctttcatcATCTTCATTGTGTAATTCTAAATGAATGACTTCTTGGCTTGGCGGTAAATCATTTGATTCCTCGAATGATTGGCTTGGGCCCTCTGTAACATCACTTAACTGTTCAACGCGTTCTTCATACTCAGTTGACTGGATGGTCTCTTCTACGTTGCTCTCACTTTCAGTTATGTCTTGACTTTCTTTTTCAATGTCGGACAATTGACCTTCATATTCGGACGTTGACATTGGTTCAGCGTCACTTCGTTCGAAGTGTGTTTCTGTAACCAGTTTCACCTGTATGCTATCCTCTTCAATTTCACTTAACTGGTTTGTGTCCTGCTTTAAGTCATCTAGTTGGTTAACTACATCATCAATATCAAATGGCTGCTCGGCTTGCACATCAGTTAACTTGAATTGAGCATTTTTTTCGGTATTGCTTATACTTGGACTCATCTGTCCATCTTTTAATTTCTCATCACCCAGTTCAGAACTGTCTTCTTCGTGCTGCAAACTTCCCTCTTCAATGTCAAATTTGCCTTTAGGAACCTGCTGAAGGATGCTGAAAATCTGGGATTGTTGGATTGGTTCTTCGATATTTTGAATTGACTGACCATCATCGTCTGACAGTTGATGTTCCAGTTCTTTATTTTGCAGACTgatattttcttgttcttcgcCGGGAACAACCACCCTCGCTTGATCATATTTGACTTGAATGCTGCCTTCAGAATCCAGAACCCACTGGGAATTTCCACTGATTAGTTGGTCAAAATCATTTGTACTCTCAAACGACTGAGGTTCTTGTGTATTATCTTCTTGATAGTGAACATATTCAGTTTCAGTAACAGAAGCGATTTGGAAATTACTTCCCAAAAGGCCTCCAACTGTTTGCCTTATGATTTCAGATACATTGTCGTTGTCACTCGAGAGCAGCTCAAAGTCTTTATCTTCATATTCGGTGCTTTGGAATATAGTGATTTCTTGCTGTCGGCCATTTTCACTTACTTCTGGTGGGCATGTGTAATCAGTGTCTTTATCAAGTTCTTTTGCTTCCTGCTCAACAGCTTCATTTCCGCCATCTATCTGTGTATCCACGTGCAATTCTGCTAATTCCTGCTGGTTATAAGATACTCTCTGGTAACTGATGGCTTCACTAAGGATCTCTCTTTCTACGGCCACTTCTGTGTTTTCAGACACTTTCTTTTGACTAACTGTGTTTGGTAAGGAGTCATCCAACATCTCATGTTTTGGAACATCTTGAGGTTTAGGCTCCTCATTGAGTTTTTCATGAAACTGTTCCTCACGACTATCATTTTTTATCTCCAAGCTCTTATCGTCCTCCTGGACAAAGTCAGAAGTCAGCTCTTCATGAGTTGTCGCTGTGACTGTTCTCAAAGATGACTCCAAATTTAGCTCCTTGAACTCAGAAATGGGAGCTTCGTGGTTTGTTGAAAATATTGAATCACGCTCATCTTTATTAACAGATTTTTCTCCCTTCCGCTCTTTGTCTTTTAGAGTGTGACCGTTCTCACTTAAGAATGTTGAGTCTCTTGTACCATTTACAGTCTTCTTATCATCCGCTTTGGATGAGCTCACAGAGTAGGAATTGGAAGATGATTCGATTTTAGTTTTCCCGTAAACATTCACGGATGGAGAGTATCTCTCAAAATCACTTTTTCCCGTTGACAGTGAAGTTGCTGTTTTGGCAACGGGAGCTTTGGTGGTGCTCTGAGATTGAAGAACGGAGCTTACTTTCTGGAACTCTTTGGTAACAGGACTTGCCCTTTTCTGGGAAGTTTTCACATTCAGGAAGAGGTCGGTGGATGGTCGAAACACTTCGGTTTTCTCAGCGGTCCGCGTTTTACCGGAACTCGGTCTGTATTCCCTGGGCGCGAGCTTCCTGTTGGCTTCGTTCTGCCTGCTTCTGTTGAAACTCTTTTGTCCCATCACTGAATCTAACATATAAAACAAGAAGATATGTTTCAATGCTTCAAATAGTTAATAAACCTAAGTTAAGAATTTAGTAACAATATGCAAactaaaaaataactatttacaTTGTGCTAACAGGTTTGCTCAATGTGGACGTGTACCCCGCATTATCTTCCCTATATCGctatattatttcataatgtTATCTGAAGCTGTTAAGGCTAACCTGTACAAAGTATCCTTAAAGGACGTTTATTTGAGCTGTTTGAATTATCAATTCATTAATGAAATGTAGTCTGTAAAATTTTAGCGGGATATCGTACCATTAAAAGTGTTAGATAGTTTGTATTCCATTCCTGAAGGGTAAATTCTTGTGCTCTCTGCTTCTAGAAGTGAtctaaggaagaaaaaaaaagaacaaaactatgtaataatcacaaaatattttacttgatTTTATAACGTATAACAATATCAACAAAACCAATTTATAAATTAACACGATTTACAAATTAAACAGATATTATCTTAACGCGGCAGGCTGCTAGTTAGCTTAGCTTTTTAACCAATTACATTTCTTAGTAGGCTTTTTTCCagattattttgatatttatttttagcattttttgctATATATACGAGCCAAAGTTCTACTGAAAAAACTTGCTTTGTTTGAGATGTACTTAATTTGGAAGTATGTTAAACACGCTTTTGAGAACTTCAATGGAAGAGCTTCTCATTACCATAGACTGTTACAATATATTGTCCATTGAAATGCACACATGCAGGTTCTTTAGTCGGTCCTCGAGATGCCTAGCATTATTTAATCTATGGAagatttacccccccccccttgtgacTCAACCAACCCAATGACATAATGGCGTGTCTCAAGAAAGAAATCCCGAGCCTCTTCACAAAATGGCTCGTATTATCATGCTAATGAATGTCCTGCTTTTGTTGGACGCCATCTGGAAGGCCCCAGAGAAATGGGGTGG encodes the following:
- the NES gene encoding nestin, translated to MESYVASLSLGEESTQMWTLNKRLEAYLSRVKALEEENESLRAEIHHLKSTKSERCWKKKFHDEMRKLRKAMDESYAEMVEAEMARDSICEEIEFIKERCLQERQAQEDAKKELSESKKVLEEEVRAQNWLKERLLQLEEELEDILKVHEEEKELMEQEISQFSQRLENFRVAPVAFQPVDVDDYAKKLSEIWHGAVEGYKSEVSALENSLTEANENLRKVQEENRQSKMLLHSLDKELQSLKTRKEMLEELLSKQWQEQQEEGTRLQFEVETLEKEKQDLRAQIAQVLEDRQQLMHLKMSLSLEVATYRSLLEAESTRIYPSGMEYKLSNTFNDSVMGQKSFNRSRQNEANRKLAPREYRPSSGKTRTAEKTEVFRPSTDLFLNVKTSQKRASPVTKEFQKVSSVLQSQSTTKAPVAKTATSLSTGKSDFERYSPSVNVYGKTKIESSSNSYSVSSSKADDKKTVNGTRDSTFLSENGHTLKDKERKGEKSVNKDERDSIFSTNHEAPISEFKELNLESSLRTVTATTHEELTSDFVQEDDKSLEIKNDSREEQFHEKLNEEPKPQDVPKHEMLDDSLPNTVSQKKVSENTEVAVEREILSEAISYQRVSYNQQELAELHVDTQIDGGNEAVEQEAKELDKDTDYTCPPEVSENGRQQEITIFQSTEYEDKDFELLSSDNDNVSEIIRQTVGGLLGSNFQIASVTETEYVHYQEDNTQEPQSFESTNDFDQLISGNSQWVLDSEGSIQVKYDQARVVVPGEEQENISLQNKELEHQLSDDDGQSIQNIEEPIQQSQIFSILQQVPKGKFDIEEGSLQHEEDSSELGDEKLKDGQMSPSISNTEKNAQFKLTDVQAEQPFDIDDVVNQLDDLKQDTNQLSEIEEDSIQVKLVTETHFERSDAEPMSTSEYEGQLSDIEKESQDITESESNVEETIQSTEYEERVEQLSDVTEGPSQSFEESNDLPPSQEVIHLELHNEDDERKETLNVNYEEEDANQFVDVEHNSQGIIDSEASSQLFSEGVAEELSYANQDDQHVKESEEANVETEDAESHQQASYQRLSQSNSPTESSQEEASLQETREVHESHEEIELLDKNDSNEGINDQRNELLENTIHNDDDFEREVEEKLNDATEDQNAREDIGDQQLLENEYETAGEQENVFIEKITYETKVLFTEEDTLRDQSELQEQRELSEDLLEASENQYIVGGVHEDFTVKEEYSNESIEENEIEQIKKIEETEKTEECLSEDNNQDLLTPVNESVESNNIPELGKAIEDSEEPKQDAQELEETDSEKSEIIAENNTQVSLDSVKEADDIKADDGIPAQSITEDLPENEGEIIDGNEEQSDYSEASFENPVEVIDVHHAELKNEEDLAEHEVQSYVLEQQEEHEEQGSSLEEPVDHPTEVFYVDPKGEDNTKSYVAEEEKEHVEHTCSSEVSAEDVPETFDVDHAEYQNEEDAAEAQSLAAEQQKELQDIHNENSETIYSQEEVSEFEPNKDYHLEKTLPDTTPLPNLDNESEDVSEEPVTLTGQVNITQDDEEQLIEESGKHSLLTDEFVTGSIEESEEMDAKLSTKEEDYNDGDGFPALDVDTEVQKDTSDRETSNLRDNEFPDNAVTNMVAEEDISEDHIDLDESQYKAPEVQATEANISQEEKETKDPIELDEALDKDNSEGHGQFAEDMPEVAKENDQQNTSSECVALDTVLLDNISHQEEQTEVEELGDSVSESEESGSFDENSPNATTVSETSQLETSRTSITEETHPEMEETDEITTSSKEHENVGLENSEDKETKEVENIFLEGSASAPNDIVELETRSTDQEKEEVTESSNSSYDSNDTSELDGFKENIDNAGFELNKDSENVNGLPASENLDSAKNVLNGHSNGERSEHELSGKKGFILLEESEDIHTQAILHDSIISFAMPERKDEGLFQSLLEPPQPKDSSIINELSAEESQFTKLVEDPALSYKSFSDQPETSSFTSESVAETSQQSHEIHEGIFDIKVQYGNENSWSSED